From a region of the Candidatus Nanopelagicales bacterium genome:
- the fusA gene encoding elongation factor G, giving the protein MATGTATDLAKVRNIGIMAHIDAGKTTTTERILFYTGINYKIGEVHEGAATMDWMEQEQERGITITSAATTCHWNDHQINIIDTPGHVDFTVEVERSLRVLDGAVAVFDGVAGVEPQSETVWRQADRYSVPRMCFINKLDRTGANFYMCVDMIIDRLGATPLVLQIPIGSEAELRGVVDLVQMKALVWPEDTKLGEEYSVEEIPANLADDAAQWREKLIETISENDDEMMEKFLEAEEPTVAELKAAIRRATIASTITPVLTGSAFKNKGVQPMLDAVVDYLPSPLDIEAIKGHKPGDESVEIDRQPDSKEPFAALAFKIAADPHLGKLTYIRLYSGTLTAGSSVLNSVKGRKERIGKIYRMHANKREEIDSVGAGEIVAVMGLKDTTTGETLCDPSNQVVLESMTFPAPVISVAIEPKTKSDQDKLATAIQRLSDEDPTFRVHSDEETGQTIIEGMGELHLEVLVDRMRREFNVEANVGKPQVAYRETLTKAVDKVEYTHKKQTGGSGQFGRVIIAIAPNTPTGEDDDDRSETGYEFVNKVTGGRIPREYIPSIDAGCQDAMENGVLAGFPMVDVKVTLLDGAYHDVDSSEMAFKIAGSMAFKEGARRAGPALLEPMMAVEVFTPDAFMGDVIGDLNSRRGQIQAMDERSGARVVRALVPLSEMFGYVGDLRSRTQGRASYSMQFDSYAQVPNNVAEEIIAKSRGE; this is encoded by the coding sequence GTGGCAACCGGAACCGCAACCGACCTCGCCAAGGTCCGCAACATCGGGATCATGGCGCATATCGACGCGGGCAAAACCACCACCACCGAGCGCATCCTGTTCTACACCGGCATCAACTACAAGATCGGTGAAGTTCACGAGGGTGCGGCCACCATGGACTGGATGGAGCAGGAGCAGGAGCGTGGCATCACGATTACGTCCGCTGCCACCACCTGTCACTGGAACGACCACCAGATCAACATCATCGACACCCCCGGCCACGTCGACTTCACCGTCGAGGTTGAGCGGTCGCTGCGCGTACTTGACGGAGCGGTGGCCGTTTTTGACGGCGTTGCCGGTGTCGAGCCGCAATCCGAGACGGTCTGGCGCCAAGCGGATCGTTACAGCGTCCCGCGCATGTGCTTCATCAACAAGCTCGATCGCACCGGCGCCAACTTCTACATGTGCGTCGACATGATCATCGATCGTCTGGGCGCAACTCCGCTGGTTCTGCAGATCCCCATCGGATCTGAAGCTGAACTTCGCGGAGTTGTTGATTTAGTACAGATGAAGGCCCTCGTGTGGCCAGAAGACACCAAGTTGGGTGAGGAGTACTCCGTCGAGGAGATTCCCGCAAACCTGGCCGATGACGCAGCGCAGTGGCGCGAGAAGCTGATCGAGACCATCTCCGAGAATGACGACGAGATGATGGAGAAGTTCCTCGAGGCCGAGGAGCCCACTGTCGCTGAACTGAAGGCTGCGATCCGTCGCGCCACCATCGCCAGCACCATCACCCCCGTCCTCACCGGCTCAGCGTTCAAGAACAAGGGCGTTCAGCCCATGCTCGACGCGGTCGTGGACTACCTGCCCTCACCGCTGGACATCGAGGCCATCAAGGGCCACAAGCCCGGCGACGAGTCCGTCGAGATCGACCGGCAGCCGGACTCCAAGGAGCCGTTCGCAGCGTTGGCATTCAAGATCGCTGCTGACCCGCACTTGGGCAAGCTGACCTACATCCGCCTGTACTCGGGCACGCTGACGGCTGGATCGTCGGTGCTCAACAGCGTCAAGGGTCGCAAGGAGCGCATCGGCAAGATCTACCGAATGCACGCGAACAAGCGCGAAGAGATCGACTCGGTCGGTGCCGGCGAAATCGTTGCAGTGATGGGTCTGAAGGACACCACCACTGGCGAGACCCTCTGCGACCCTAGTAACCAGGTGGTGCTGGAGTCCATGACCTTCCCAGCTCCCGTCATTTCGGTGGCAATCGAGCCGAAGACCAAGAGCGACCAGGACAAACTGGCGACCGCCATTCAGCGCCTGTCTGACGAGGATCCAACCTTCCGCGTTCACTCCGACGAGGAGACCGGCCAGACCATCATCGAGGGTATGGGCGAGTTGCACCTTGAGGTACTCGTCGACCGGATGCGTCGGGAGTTCAACGTCGAGGCCAACGTCGGTAAGCCACAGGTCGCCTACCGCGAGACCCTGACCAAAGCCGTCGACAAGGTCGAATACACGCACAAGAAGCAGACCGGTGGTTCGGGTCAGTTCGGCCGCGTCATCATTGCGATCGCGCCAAACACCCCGACCGGCGAGGACGACGACGATCGTTCAGAGACCGGCTACGAGTTCGTCAACAAGGTCACCGGTGGGCGCATCCCCCGCGAGTACATCCCGTCGATCGATGCCGGTTGCCAGGACGCGATGGAGAACGGCGTTCTCGCTGGCTTCCCGATGGTCGACGTCAAGGTTACGCTGCTCGACGGCGCCTACCACGACGTTGACTCCTCCGAGATGGCGTTCAAGATCGCTGGCTCGATGGCGTTCAAGGAAGGCGCCCGTCGCGCCGGACCGGCGCTTCTTGAGCCGATGATGGCAGTCGAAGTCTTCACCCCCGATGCCTTCATGGGTGACGTCATCGGCGACCTCAACTCACGCCGCGGCCAGATCCAAGCGATGGACGAGCGCAGCGGCGCCCGTGTCGTGCGGGCACTGGTTCCGCTTTCAGAAATGTTCGGCTACGTGGGCGATCTGCGCAGCCGCACCCAAGGTCGCGCTAGCTACTCAATGCAGTTCGATAGCTATGCGCAAGTTCCAAACAACGTAGCCGAAGAAATCATCGCGAAGTCGCGCGGCGAATGA
- the rplD gene encoding 50S ribosomal protein L4: MSAVTIHKPGGGTDGTAELPDAIFDVEANIPLMHQVVVAQLAAARQGTHSTKTRAEVRGGGVKPYKQKGTGRARQGSIRAPQFVGGGIVHGPTPRDYSQRTPKKMKAAALRGALSDRAREDRIHVASAFVTADAPSTKVAVETLRGFCERPKVLVVALSDDKVSIKSLRNAADVHVLTPEQLNTYDVLISDDVVFTTDALEAFITRATASLSKRAITEEAS, encoded by the coding sequence ATGAGCGCCGTGACAATCCATAAGCCCGGCGGAGGAACCGACGGCACAGCGGAACTTCCCGACGCGATCTTCGATGTCGAGGCCAACATCCCGTTGATGCACCAGGTAGTGGTTGCCCAACTCGCAGCCGCAAGACAGGGAACGCACAGCACCAAGACCCGCGCAGAGGTGCGCGGTGGTGGTGTCAAGCCTTACAAGCAGAAGGGCACCGGCCGCGCCCGTCAGGGCTCGATCCGGGCCCCACAGTTCGTCGGTGGTGGCATCGTGCACGGCCCAACCCCGCGTGACTACAGCCAGCGCACCCCCAAGAAGATGAAGGCCGCCGCCCTGCGCGGGGCCTTGTCCGATCGGGCCCGCGAGGATCGCATTCACGTCGCGAGCGCTTTCGTCACAGCCGATGCACCCTCGACCAAGGTGGCCGTGGAGACCCTGCGTGGCTTCTGCGAGCGACCCAAGGTTCTCGTCGTCGCATTGTCCGACGACAAGGTCAGCATCAAGTCGCTGCGCAACGCTGCCGACGTGCACGTCCTCACGCCAGAACAACTCAACACCTACGACGTGCTCATCAGCGACGACGTGGTCTTCACCACCGATGCGCTTGAGGCGTTCATCACGCGTGCAACCGCATCGCTGAGCAAGCGCGCCATCACCGAGGAGGCGTCCTGA
- a CDS encoding 50S ribosomal protein L29, with product MAALTPTSELRVLDDEELTTKLVEAKEELFNLRFQAATGQLESHGRLRAVRREIARLYTIMRERELGITAPDEEGAA from the coding sequence ATGGCTGCATTGACTCCAACCTCAGAGCTGCGCGTGCTCGACGACGAGGAACTGACCACCAAGCTGGTCGAGGCCAAAGAAGAGTTGTTCAACCTGCGCTTCCAGGCCGCTACCGGCCAACTTGAGAGCCACGGTCGACTGCGGGCAGTTCGCCGCGAGATCGCGCGGCTCTACACCATCATGCGCGAGCGCGAGCTCGGCATCACTGCTCCGGATGAGGAGGGCGCCGCATGA
- a CDS encoding type Z 30S ribosomal protein S14 encodes MAKTALVEKAKRKPKFKVRGYTRCNRCGRPHSVYRKFGLCRICLREMAHRGELPGVTKSSW; translated from the coding sequence ATGGCAAAGACTGCACTAGTCGAGAAGGCCAAGCGCAAGCCAAAGTTCAAGGTTCGCGGCTACACCCGCTGCAACCGTTGTGGGCGTCCACACTCGGTGTATCGCAAGTTCGGCCTCTGCCGGATCTGCCTTCGCGAGATGGCCCACCGCGGCGAACTGCCGGGTGTCACCAAGAGCAGCTGGTAA
- the rpsS gene encoding 30S ribosomal protein S19, whose protein sequence is MPRSLKKGPFVDDHLMKKVDKQNEAGTHNVIKTWSRRSMIVPAMLGHTLAVHDGRKHVPVFVTENMVGHKLGEFAPTRTFKGHIKDDRKSKRR, encoded by the coding sequence ATGCCACGTAGCCTCAAAAAGGGCCCATTCGTTGACGACCACCTGATGAAGAAGGTGGACAAGCAGAACGAGGCCGGTACCCACAACGTCATCAAGACCTGGTCGCGACGTTCGATGATCGTGCCCGCGATGTTGGGACACACATTGGCTGTCCACGACGGGCGCAAGCACGTACCCGTATTCGTGACCGAGAACATGGTCGGTCACAAGCTCGGTGAGTTTGCACCGACCCGCACGTTCAAAGGTCACATCAAGGACGACCGTAAGAGCAAGCGCCGCTAA
- the rplC gene encoding 50S ribosomal protein L3, translated as MSKNVKGVLGEKLGMTQVWDDANRVIPVTVVKAGPCVVTQVRSPQTDGYSAVQIGFGTIEARKVNKPDAGHFAKAGVAPRRHLIELRTDDASEYTLGQEIGPDIFEAGQEVDVTGTTKGKGYSGVMKRHGFHGVGASHGAHRNHRKPGSIGACATPGRVFKGMRMAGRGGNARQTVQNLKVYAVDADKGLLLIKGAIPGPKGSVVLIRNAVKGAAS; from the coding sequence ATGAGTAAGAACGTGAAGGGTGTGCTGGGCGAGAAGCTCGGTATGACCCAGGTGTGGGACGACGCGAACCGCGTCATTCCTGTCACCGTGGTCAAAGCCGGTCCCTGCGTCGTTACGCAGGTTCGCTCACCCCAGACAGACGGCTACTCGGCCGTGCAAATTGGTTTCGGCACCATCGAGGCGCGCAAGGTCAACAAGCCCGATGCCGGCCACTTCGCTAAAGCTGGCGTCGCACCGCGTCGCCACCTGATCGAGTTGCGCACCGACGATGCTTCCGAGTACACACTCGGCCAGGAGATTGGCCCGGACATTTTCGAGGCCGGCCAAGAGGTCGACGTCACCGGAACCACCAAGGGCAAGGGCTACTCCGGCGTTATGAAGCGCCACGGCTTCCACGGCGTCGGCGCCTCTCACGGTGCTCACCGCAACCACCGCAAGCCCGGTTCGATTGGTGCCTGCGCCACCCCAGGCCGAGTCTTCAAGGGCATGCGTATGGCTGGTCGCGGCGGAAATGCCCGTCAGACCGTACAAAACCTGAAGGTCTACGCAGTCGACGCCGACAAGGGCCTACTGCTGATCAAGGGCGCGATCCCTGGTCCCAAGGGCTCAGTCGTGCTGATCCGCAACGCTGTCAAAGGAGCCGCATCATGA
- the rplB gene encoding 50S ribosomal protein L2, producing MGIRKYKPTTPSRRGSSVSDFAEVTRSTPEKSLVRPLPKKGGRNNSGRIMTRHQGGGHKRAYRVIDFRRADKDGVPAKVAHIEYDPNRTARIALLHYADGEKRYIIAPEKLRQGDRVETGSSADIKPGNNLPLRNIPTGTVIHAVELRPGGGAKIARSAGSSIQLVAKDGPYAQLRLPSGEIRNVDVRCRATVGEVGNASQSNINWGKAGRMRWKGKRPTVRGVAMNPVDHPHGGGEGKTSGGRHPVNPNGKPEGRTRAKNKPSDKFIVRRRKTGKKR from the coding sequence ATGGGAATTCGCAAATACAAGCCGACGACGCCATCGCGTCGCGGCTCAAGCGTGAGCGATTTCGCTGAGGTCACGCGTTCGACCCCGGAGAAGTCGCTGGTTCGTCCGCTGCCCAAGAAGGGCGGTCGCAACAACTCGGGGCGCATCATGACCCGTCACCAAGGTGGCGGTCACAAGCGCGCCTACCGGGTGATCGACTTCCGTCGCGCGGATAAGGACGGAGTACCGGCCAAGGTCGCTCACATTGAGTACGACCCGAACCGCACCGCCCGCATCGCACTGCTGCACTACGCCGATGGCGAGAAGCGCTACATCATTGCTCCGGAGAAGCTGCGCCAAGGTGACCGCGTCGAGACCGGTTCCTCCGCCGACATCAAGCCAGGCAACAACCTGCCGCTGCGCAACATCCCGACCGGTACCGTCATCCACGCAGTGGAGTTGCGTCCGGGTGGGGGAGCAAAGATCGCTCGCTCGGCCGGTTCGAGTATCCAGCTCGTCGCCAAGGACGGTCCGTACGCACAGCTTCGGCTGCCTTCGGGCGAGATCCGCAACGTCGACGTTCGCTGCCGGGCAACCGTCGGTGAGGTCGGCAACGCGTCACAGTCAAATATCAACTGGGGTAAGGCCGGCCGCATGCGCTGGAAGGGCAAGCGCCCCACCGTCCGCGGTGTCGCCATGAACCCGGTTGATCACCCGCATGGTGGTGGCGAGGGCAAGACGTCCGGTGGTCGTCACCCGGTGAACCCGAACGGTAAGCCCGAGGGTCGCACCCGAGCCAAGAACAAGCCAAGCGACAAGTTCATTGTCCGCCGCCGCAAGACCGGCAAGAAGCGCTAG
- the rplN gene encoding 50S ribosomal protein L14 — MIQQESRLRVADNTGAKELLCIRVLGGSGRRYAGIGDTIVATVKDAIPGGNVKKGEVVKAVIVRTKKERRRPDGSYIRFDENAAVVLKADGEPRGTRIFGPVGRELRDKRFMKIISLAPEVL, encoded by the coding sequence GTGATTCAGCAGGAGTCTCGACTTCGGGTCGCTGACAACACTGGTGCCAAGGAACTCTTGTGCATCCGCGTTCTCGGTGGCTCGGGTCGTCGTTACGCCGGGATCGGCGACACCATAGTTGCGACCGTCAAGGACGCGATCCCTGGTGGAAACGTGAAGAAGGGCGAGGTCGTCAAGGCCGTCATCGTCCGGACCAAGAAGGAGCGCCGTCGTCCCGATGGTTCCTACATCCGCTTCGACGAGAACGCAGCGGTTGTTCTCAAGGCCGATGGCGAACCGCGTGGAACCCGCATCTTCGGCCCGGTTGGGCGCGAACTGCGCGACAAGCGCTTCATGAAAATCATCTCGCTGGCTCCGGAGGTGCTCTGA
- the rplW gene encoding 50S ribosomal protein L23, with protein sequence MRIADPRDVLLGPVVSEKSYGLLDENKYTFLVHPDANKTQIKIAVEQTFGVHVTGVNTNNRSGKRVRTRAGYGSRPNTKRAIVSVKEGDRIDIFGGPVA encoded by the coding sequence ATGCGTATCGCAGATCCGCGTGACGTGCTGCTGGGACCCGTTGTCTCTGAGAAGAGCTACGGGCTGCTGGACGAGAACAAGTACACGTTCCTGGTTCACCCCGATGCCAACAAGACCCAGATCAAGATTGCGGTCGAGCAGACCTTTGGTGTCCACGTCACTGGCGTGAACACCAATAACCGTTCCGGCAAGCGCGTGCGCACTCGCGCGGGCTACGGGAGCCGCCCCAACACCAAACGAGCGATTGTCTCCGTCAAAGAAGGCGACCGCATCGACATCTTCGGAGGTCCGGTCGCCTGA
- the rplV gene encoding 50S ribosomal protein L22 yields MEARAQARYIRVTPMKARRVVDLIRGLPAAEAQAILHYAPQAASEPVGKVLNSAIANATNNAGLDESSLVITEARVDEGPTMKRFRPRAQGRAYRIRKRTSHITIVVGPQDADSAGKKR; encoded by the coding sequence ATGGAAGCCAGGGCCCAAGCGCGGTACATCCGCGTCACGCCCATGAAGGCCCGCCGAGTGGTGGACCTGATTCGTGGGCTACCTGCAGCGGAAGCGCAGGCGATACTGCACTACGCGCCGCAGGCGGCAAGTGAGCCTGTCGGCAAGGTGCTCAACAGCGCCATCGCGAACGCCACCAACAACGCCGGACTCGACGAGTCGAGTCTGGTCATCACCGAAGCTCGCGTGGACGAGGGTCCGACCATGAAGCGGTTCCGTCCGCGTGCACAGGGTCGTGCTTACCGGATTCGCAAGCGCACCAGCCACATCACGATCGTCGTCGGGCCGCAGGATGCGGACTCGGCCGGGAAGAAGAGGTAG
- the rpsQ gene encoding 30S ribosomal protein S17, with the protein MSEATQTDQQARGDRKVREGLVVSNKMDKTVVVAVEDRFKHPMYGKVVRRTSRLKAHDEDNSCGTGDRVLLMETRPQSATKRWRVVEIVEKAK; encoded by the coding sequence ATGAGTGAGGCGACCCAGACTGACCAGCAAGCCCGCGGCGACCGCAAGGTCCGCGAGGGCTTGGTCGTCAGCAACAAGATGGACAAGACCGTCGTCGTGGCGGTCGAGGATCGGTTCAAGCACCCGATGTACGGCAAGGTCGTGCGCCGGACGAGCCGCCTGAAGGCCCACGACGAAGACAACAGCTGTGGCACCGGTGACCGAGTGTTGCTGATGGAAACCCGCCCGCAGTCAGCTACCAAGCGCTGGCGTGTGGTCGAGATCGTGGAGAAGGCAAAGTGA
- the rpsJ gene encoding 30S ribosomal protein S10, protein MAGQKIRIRLKAYDHEVIDNSAKKIVETVTRTGAQVAGPVPLPTEKNVYCVIRSPHKYKDSREHFEMRTHKRLIDILDPTPKTVDSLMRLDLPAGVDIEIKL, encoded by the coding sequence ATGGCGGGACAGAAGATCCGCATCAGGCTTAAGGCCTACGACCACGAGGTCATCGACAACTCGGCGAAGAAGATCGTCGAGACGGTGACGCGTACCGGTGCCCAGGTGGCCGGTCCTGTGCCGCTGCCGACGGAAAAGAACGTGTACTGCGTCATTCGTTCGCCGCACAAGTACAAGGACAGCCGCGAGCACTTCGAGATGCGCACTCACAAACGACTCATCGACATCCTTGATCCGACGCCCAAGACGGTGGACTCGCTTATGCGACTTGACCTGCCAGCTGGTGTCGACATCGAGATCAAGCTTTAG
- the tuf gene encoding elongation factor Tu, producing MAKAKFERTKPHVNIGTIGHIDHGKTTLTAAITKVLHDKYPELNEASAFDQIDKAPEERQRGITISIAHVEYQTEQRHYAHVDCPGHADYIKNMITGAAQMDGAILVVAATDGPMPQTKEHVILARQVGVPSIVVALNKCDMVDDEEILELVELEVRELLSSYEFPGDDVPVVRVAAFPALSGDEKWGESVLELMNAVDEYIPTPERDVDKPFLMPVEDVFTITGRGTVVTGRIERGIVKVNEEVELVGIREGSSKTTVTGIEMFRKLLDEGQAGENVGLLLRGTKREDVERGMVIVKPGTTTPHTEFEAQAYILSKDEGGRHTPFFNNYRPQFYFRTTDVTGVVTLPEGTEMVMPGDNTEMSVQLIQPVAMEDGLKFAIREGGRTVGAGRVTKITK from the coding sequence GTGGCGAAGGCGAAGTTCGAGCGGACTAAGCCGCACGTCAACATCGGCACCATTGGTCACATTGACCATGGAAAGACGACGCTCACAGCGGCGATCACCAAGGTGCTGCACGACAAGTACCCCGAGCTGAACGAGGCTTCGGCCTTCGATCAGATCGATAAGGCGCCAGAAGAGCGTCAGCGCGGTATCACCATCTCGATCGCGCACGTCGAGTACCAGACCGAGCAGCGTCACTACGCACACGTCGACTGCCCGGGTCACGCCGACTACATCAAGAACATGATCACCGGTGCTGCGCAGATGGACGGCGCGATCCTGGTTGTGGCAGCGACCGATGGTCCGATGCCGCAGACCAAGGAGCACGTCATCCTGGCTCGCCAGGTCGGTGTGCCCTCGATCGTGGTTGCGCTCAACAAGTGCGACATGGTCGACGACGAAGAGATCCTTGAGCTCGTCGAGCTTGAGGTTCGCGAGCTCCTCAGCTCCTACGAGTTCCCCGGCGACGACGTCCCCGTGGTTCGCGTGGCAGCCTTCCCGGCGCTCAGTGGCGACGAGAAGTGGGGCGAGTCGGTCCTCGAGCTCATGAACGCGGTCGACGAGTACATCCCGACCCCCGAGCGCGACGTCGACAAGCCGTTCCTGATGCCCGTTGAGGATGTGTTCACGATCACCGGTCGCGGCACCGTCGTCACCGGCCGTATCGAGCGTGGCATCGTCAAGGTCAACGAGGAAGTCGAGCTCGTTGGTATCCGCGAGGGTTCCTCCAAGACCACCGTCACCGGCATCGAGATGTTCCGCAAGCTGCTCGACGAGGGTCAGGCCGGCGAAAACGTCGGACTTCTCCTTCGCGGCACCAAGCGTGAAGATGTCGAGCGCGGCATGGTCATCGTCAAGCCCGGCACCACGACTCCCCACACGGAGTTCGAGGCGCAGGCTTACATCCTGTCCAAGGACGAAGGCGGCCGTCACACGCCGTTCTTCAACAACTATCGTCCTCAGTTCTACTTCCGCACCACTGACGTGACCGGCGTCGTGACCCTCCCCGAGGGCACCGAGATGGTCATGCCAGGCGACAACACCGAGATGAGCGTTCAGCTCATCCAGCCAGTCGCCATGGAAGACGGACTGAAGTTCGCAATTCGTGAGGGTGGCCGCACCGTCGGCGCCGGTCGCGTTACGAAGATCACTAAGTAG
- the rplP gene encoding 50S ribosomal protein L16, producing MLIPRKVKHRKQHHPKRSGAAKGGTTVTFGDWGLQALEPAYVTNRQIESARIAINRHIKRGGKVWINIYPDRPLTKKPAETRMGSGKGSPEWWVANVKPGRVMFELTYPDEVAAREALTRAMHKLPMKCRIVRREVSED from the coding sequence ATGTTGATTCCACGCAAGGTCAAGCACCGTAAGCAGCACCACCCGAAGCGTTCGGGCGCTGCCAAGGGCGGCACGACCGTGACATTCGGCGACTGGGGATTGCAGGCATTGGAACCCGCCTACGTCACCAACCGTCAAATTGAGTCGGCACGTATTGCCATCAACCGGCACATCAAGCGTGGCGGCAAGGTCTGGATCAATATCTACCCAGATCGTCCGTTGACCAAGAAGCCAGCTGAAACCCGCATGGGTTCGGGTAAAGGCTCACCCGAGTGGTGGGTGGCCAACGTCAAGCCCGGTCGGGTCATGTTCGAACTGACCTACCCAGACGAAGTTGCAGCACGAGAGGCACTGACTCGGGCGATGCACAAGCTGCCCATGAAGTGCCGGATCGTTCGACGAGAGGTGAGTGAGGACTGA
- the rpsC gene encoding 30S ribosomal protein S3: MGQKVNPHGFRLGISTDFRSRWFADSQKVGQRYRDYVNEDVQIRKLMTTGMDRAGISKVEIERTRERVRVDIHTARPGIVIGRRGAEADRIRTELEALTGKQVQLNILEVKNPEVDAQLVAQGVAEQLASRVAFRRAMRKAMQSAMKSGAKGIRIQVSGRLGGAEMSRTEFYREGRVPLHTLRADIDYGFYEARTTFGRIGVKVWVYHGEVSSDREEREKQQAARLARPGAGGPRGRGGRDGGRGGRDGGRGDRGARTEAPAAPVEAAPAAEAAPAADAAPAAEAAAPAETGA, encoded by the coding sequence GTGGGTCAAAAGGTCAACCCGCATGGCTTCCGGCTAGGCATCTCGACGGACTTCAGGTCCCGTTGGTTCGCCGATAGCCAGAAGGTGGGTCAGCGCTATCGCGACTACGTCAACGAGGACGTCCAGATCCGCAAGCTGATGACGACTGGCATGGATCGCGCCGGCATCAGCAAGGTCGAGATCGAGCGAACTCGTGAGCGTGTACGCGTCGACATTCACACCGCCCGTCCGGGCATCGTCATCGGTCGCCGCGGCGCCGAGGCCGATCGCATCCGCACCGAACTTGAGGCCCTTACCGGCAAGCAGGTTCAGCTGAACATCCTTGAGGTCAAGAACCCCGAGGTTGACGCCCAGCTTGTCGCTCAAGGTGTCGCCGAGCAGCTTGCGAGCCGGGTTGCGTTCCGCCGAGCCATGCGCAAAGCCATGCAGAGCGCCATGAAGTCGGGTGCCAAGGGCATCCGGATTCAGGTCAGCGGCCGCCTTGGCGGCGCTGAGATGAGCCGCACCGAGTTCTACCGCGAGGGCCGCGTTCCGCTGCACACGTTGCGCGCGGACATCGACTACGGCTTCTACGAGGCACGCACCACCTTCGGCCGCATCGGCGTGAAGGTCTGGGTGTACCACGGCGAGGTCTCCAGCGACCGCGAAGAGCGCGAGAAGCAGCAGGCGGCTCGACTCGCTCGTCCAGGCGCCGGCGGTCCCCGTGGCCGTGGTGGTCGTGACGGCGGGCGTGGTGGTCGTGACGGTGGCCGTGGTGACCGGGGCGCTCGCACCGAGGCTCCGGCCGCGCCAGTCGAGGCGGCACCCGCCGCAGAAGCTGCTCCGGCAGCCGACGCCGCCCCCGCAGCCGAAGCCGCTGCGCCAGCGGAGACGGGAGCCTGA
- the rplE gene encoding 50S ribosomal protein L5, which yields MTASTDIVAPEVPRLKQRYNDEIRNKLQDELGLGNVMQVPGLTKIVVNMGVGDAARDSKLMDGAVRDLTTITGQKPSVTKARKSIAQFKLREGQPIGAHTTLRGDRMWEFLDRLLSVALPRIRDFRGLSPRQFDGRGNYTFGLNEQAMFAEINQDTIDRVRGMDVTVVTTASNDAEGRALLKALGFPFKEK from the coding sequence ATGACCGCATCAACTGACATCGTGGCGCCAGAGGTGCCGCGACTCAAGCAGCGCTACAACGACGAGATCCGGAACAAGTTGCAAGACGAACTCGGACTCGGCAACGTCATGCAGGTCCCCGGCCTGACCAAGATCGTCGTCAATATGGGCGTCGGCGATGCGGCTCGGGATTCCAAGTTGATGGACGGCGCGGTGCGGGACCTGACGACGATTACCGGCCAGAAGCCGTCGGTGACCAAGGCCCGCAAGTCGATCGCCCAGTTCAAGTTGCGTGAGGGCCAGCCAATTGGCGCCCACACCACGCTGCGCGGTGATCGGATGTGGGAGTTCCTCGACCGGCTGTTGTCGGTTGCGCTTCCTCGCATCCGTGACTTCCGCGGACTGTCGCCGCGTCAGTTCGACGGCCGCGGCAACTACACCTTCGGCCTCAACGAACAGGCAATGTTCGCCGAGATCAACCAGGACACCATCGACCGGGTGCGTGGCATGGACGTCACCGTCGTGACCACCGCGAGCAATGATGCGGAAGGTCGTGCGTTGCTCAAGGCGCTCGGCTTCCCATTCAAGGAGAAGTGA
- the rplX gene encoding 50S ribosomal protein L24, protein MKVRKGDTVLVISGKDKGSKGKVIKTIRETDKIIVEGVNRVKRHTKAGQGARGTNTGGIIVQEAAIHVSNVMVVGEDGKATRVSKRREAAEKRRPDGSTYSGTRGVRVSARTGKDI, encoded by the coding sequence ATGAAAGTCCGCAAGGGCGACACCGTGCTGGTTATCTCCGGCAAGGACAAGGGCTCCAAGGGCAAGGTCATCAAGACCATCCGCGAGACGGACAAGATCATCGTCGAGGGTGTCAACCGCGTCAAGCGGCACACCAAGGCTGGCCAGGGCGCTCGCGGCACCAACACCGGTGGCATCATCGTCCAGGAAGCCGCGATCCACGTTTCAAACGTCATGGTCGTCGGCGAGGACGGCAAGGCCACTCGGGTGAGCAAGCGTCGCGAGGCGGCCGAAAAGCGCCGTCCCGACGGATCGACCTACTCCGGGACTCGTGGAGTTCGAGTTTCGGCGCGTACCGGTAAGGACATCTGA